One window of Athalia rosae chromosome 2, iyAthRosa1.1, whole genome shotgun sequence genomic DNA carries:
- the LOC105683067 gene encoding SAFB-like transcription modulator isoform X1, which translates to MAEAEGKKLVELRVIDLKTELERRGLDKTGNKAALLERLSKAITEDGGKPDEYLIVPSIGSNKTTPRKNSVTGSSNQEECSGGSENRKTENQENQVNQTDMKIKEETPLVVGEESLQVPKKEMEEEPEIKDEVDTKKEQMVEPKDVKNEVDNNQEDKNDIEKIVKSEPSPSAAPVNPTVVETNGIDNEDSINLTIGEDEENLLAEETETHDRQKDGGEKRTEENKKGDSKGSSGRAEGAAGKDGVNGLKSKQDGGEGSRSSDSTFKGHKRDDKDKKTSPTSSVNASSRNLWVSGLSSTTRATDLKQVFSKYGKVIGAKVVTNARTPGARCYGYVTMSTSEDAAVCIQHLHRTELHGRVISVEKAKGDSQQSHMRKRDSNSVKSDKKDEKDKLKENSEICDKKDKDSKQGSEEKAAESTTKKADEKSDAPEEKRTEVAEKKEESVKDSDVLSNKSTSKKPESDRGKRSSDKRVRSWEHHRSHSRSRSRERRRRDDVLTFDKIRDERERQRLREKERMFREEARRRREDMERQREIERRQREEAARLEREREKLRRERERIEQEKAELLRLERERQKVEREKLERERLELKRQQMRLEESRRPPPPPSIKRTSSDRRDPRDLYPEPERKRIASEHSRRHSPERVSDRRADILERVSDRRLDPSPTSRYESNRSTQDLNLKKDFKRNSDFPSRSSRPDVFPEVTRGREVIVRRETIPAPSSSIDPRQVKDSRYERTASSTYGRDREIRRSETESHRSTREGHTRYTESTKPPGSTAPRESRYTESSRSAGGWHAGPPSTKSFNSVPSSGPRDPRNEISGWSSRSSETVNRWGSSASIGSTMRHPGPPLYQGGPMPSLGLAPPGTGPSYDRFDPYKSSMPSMRKY; encoded by the exons ATGGCCGAAGCCGAGGGCAAAAAGTTAGTTGAGCTACGTGTGATTGATCTCAAAACGGAGTTGGAAAGACGAGGATTAGACAAGACCGGCAACAAAGCAGCCCTCCTTGAGCGTCTCTCTAAG GCGATCACTGAAGATGGTGGTAAACCAGATGAATATTTGATCGTACCTAGCATTGGCTCCAACAAAACAACTCCAAGGAAAAACAGTG TAACTGGCAGTTCAAATCAAGAAGAATGTTCCGGAGGATCTGAGaatcgaaaaaccgaaaatcagGAGAATCAAGTTAACCAAACAGATATGAAGATCAAAGAAGAAACACCCCTTGTAGTTGGTGAAGAAAGTCTTCAGGTACcaaagaaagaaatggaagag GAGCCTGAGATAAAAGACGAAGTGGATACGAAAAAAGAGCAGATGGTTGAACCGAAAGATGTTAAAAATGAAGTTGATAACAATCAAGAGGACAAGAATGACATtgagaaaatcgtgaaatcagAGCCAAGTCCTTCCGCTGCTCCAGTTAATCCCACAGTTGTAGAAACCAATGGAATCGACAATGAGGACTCAATTAATCTGACGATAggtgaagatgaagaaaatctCCTGGCCGAAGAG ACGGAAACTCATGATAGGCAGAAGG ATGGAGGCGAGAAGAGAACCGAAGAGAACAAGAAGGGAGACTCTAAAGGTAGCAGCGGTAGAGCCGAAGGTGCAGCTGGCAAGGATGGCGTCAACGGTCTGAAGAGCAAGCAGGATGGAGGCGAAGGAAGCAGGAG CTCCGACTCTACTTTCAAGGGCCACAAGAGAGATGACAAAG acAAGAAGACATCGCCAACTAGTTCAGTGAATGCCAGCAGCCGGAATTTGTGGGTATCTGGATTATCATCGACCACTCGTGCTACAGACTTGAAGCAAGTTTTCTCCAAATATGGAAAAGTAATAGGTGCTAAAGTCGTCACAAATGCGAGGACTCCTGGAGCTCGTTGTTATGGATATGTCACAATGTCCACCAGTGAAGACGCAGCCGTATGTATTCAACATTTGCACAGAACAGAGCTTCATGGACGAGTCATTTCTGTGGagaag GCTAAAGGAGATTCACAGCAAAGTCACATGCGCAAACGTGATTCGAACAGCGTGAAGTCGGACAAGAAAGATGAGAAGgacaaattgaaagaaaattcggaaatctgTGACAAGAAAGATAAGGACAGCAAGCAAGGATCTGAAGAAAAAGCTGCCGAATCGA CCACAAAGAAAGCGGACGAAAAATCCGACGCCCCTGAGGAAAAGAGAACGGAAgttgcggagaaaaaagaagaatccgtCAAAGACTCTGACGTACTTTCGAATAAATCTACAAGCAAGAAACCCGAAAGCGACCGAGGCAAACGGAGCAGTGATAAGCGAGTTCGTTCCTGGGAACATCATCGATCCCACTCGCGTTCCCGCAGTCGGGAACGCCGGAGACGTGACGACGTACTGACATTCGATAAAATTCGG GATGAAAGGGAACGCCAGAGGTTACGTGAAAAGGAGAGAATGTTCCGTGAAGAGGCGCGCAGGCGAAGGGAGGACATGGAAAGACAGCGGGAGATCGAACGAAGGCAAAGAGAAGAAGCGGCACGTCTGGAAAGAGAACGTGAGAAGCTACGCCGCGAAAGGGAGAGAATCGAGCAAGAAAAAGCAGAGCTTCTGCGTTTGGAAAGAGAGCGCCAGAAGGTGGAAAGAGAGAAGCTAGAACGGGAACGGCTTGAATTAAAGAGGCAGCAAATGCGTTTGGAAGAGAGTCgacgaccaccaccaccgccatcCATCAAAAGAACATCCAGTGACAGAAGAGATCCAAGAGATTTGTATCCAGAGCCAGAAAGAAAGCGCATCGCATCTGAACATAGTAGACGACATAGTCCTGAAAGAGTTTCTGACAGACGTGCAGATATTTTGGAAAGAGTTTCCGACAGACGGTTAGACCCGTCACCTACTTCTAGATATGAATCGAACAG ATCGACTCAGGATCTTAACCTTAAAAAGGACTTCAAAAGAAACAGCGATTTTCCATCCCGCAGTAGCCGTCCAGATGTATTTCCTGAAGTAACTAGAGGGAGAGAAGTAATTGTACGGCGTGAGACGATTCCTGCACCTTCTTCGTCCATCGATCCTCGACAAGTGAAAGACAG TAGGTACGAAAGAACCGCGTCAAGCACGTATGGAAGAGATCGGGAAATTCGCCGATCGGAAACAGAGTCCCATAGAAGTACACGAGAAGGTCACACACGCTACACCGAAAGCACCAAACCCCCTGGATCTACCGCTCCTC GTGAAAGTCGATACACTGAAAGTAGCCGATCAGCTGGTGGATGGCACGCAGGACCTCCGTCGACCAAATCTTTTAATTCGGTGCCAAGCAGTGGACCACGCGATCCCCGAAATGAAATATCTGGATGGAGTAGCCGTTCTTCTGAAACTGTGAACAG ATGGGGAAGTTCTGCGAGTATCGGAAGCACAATGCGACACCCGGGTCCACCCTTGTATCAGGGTGGGCCCATGCCATCGCTGGGTCTGGCGCCGCCTGGAACGGGTCCATCCTACGATAGATTCGACCCTTACAAATCCTCGATGCCGAGCatgagaaaatattaa
- the LOC105683067 gene encoding SAFB-like transcription modulator isoform X2 — protein MAEAEGKKLVELRVIDLKTELERRGLDKTGNKAALLERLSKAITEDGGKPDEYLIVPSIGSNKTTPRKNSVTGSSNQEECSGGSENRKTENQENQVNQTDMKIKEETPLVVGEESLQVPKKEMEEEPEIKDEVDTKKEQMVEPKDVKNEVDNNQEDKNDIEKIVKSEPSPSAAPVNPTVVETNGIDNEDSINLTIGEDEENLLAEETETHDRQKDGGEKRTEENKKGDSKGSSGRAEGAAGKDGVNGLKSKQDGGEGSRSSDSTFKGHKRDDKDKKTSPTSSVNASSRNLWVSGLSSTTRATDLKQVFSKYGKVIGAKVVTNARTPGARCYGYVTMSTSEDAAVCIQHLHRTELHGRVISVEKAKGDSQQSHMRKRDSNSVKSDKKDEKDKLKENSEICDKKDKDSKQGSEEKAAESTTKKADEKSDAPEEKRTEVAEKKEESVKDSDVLSNKSTSKKPESDRGKRSSDKRVRSWEHHRSHSRSRSRERRRRDDVLTFDKIRDERERQRLREKERMFREEARRRREDMERQREIERRQREEAARLEREREKLRRERERIEQEKAELLRLERERQKVEREKLERERLELKRQQMRLEESRRPPPPPSIKRTSSDRRDPRDLYPEPERKRIASEHSRRHSPERVSDRRADILERVSDRRLDPSPTSRYESNRSTQDLNLKKDFKRNSDFPSRSSRPDVFPEVTRGREVIVRRETIPAPSSSIDPRQVKDRYERTASSTYGRDREIRRSETESHRSTREGHTRYTESTKPPGSTAPRESRYTESSRSAGGWHAGPPSTKSFNSVPSSGPRDPRNEISGWSSRSSETVNRWGSSASIGSTMRHPGPPLYQGGPMPSLGLAPPGTGPSYDRFDPYKSSMPSMRKY, from the exons ATGGCCGAAGCCGAGGGCAAAAAGTTAGTTGAGCTACGTGTGATTGATCTCAAAACGGAGTTGGAAAGACGAGGATTAGACAAGACCGGCAACAAAGCAGCCCTCCTTGAGCGTCTCTCTAAG GCGATCACTGAAGATGGTGGTAAACCAGATGAATATTTGATCGTACCTAGCATTGGCTCCAACAAAACAACTCCAAGGAAAAACAGTG TAACTGGCAGTTCAAATCAAGAAGAATGTTCCGGAGGATCTGAGaatcgaaaaaccgaaaatcagGAGAATCAAGTTAACCAAACAGATATGAAGATCAAAGAAGAAACACCCCTTGTAGTTGGTGAAGAAAGTCTTCAGGTACcaaagaaagaaatggaagag GAGCCTGAGATAAAAGACGAAGTGGATACGAAAAAAGAGCAGATGGTTGAACCGAAAGATGTTAAAAATGAAGTTGATAACAATCAAGAGGACAAGAATGACATtgagaaaatcgtgaaatcagAGCCAAGTCCTTCCGCTGCTCCAGTTAATCCCACAGTTGTAGAAACCAATGGAATCGACAATGAGGACTCAATTAATCTGACGATAggtgaagatgaagaaaatctCCTGGCCGAAGAG ACGGAAACTCATGATAGGCAGAAGG ATGGAGGCGAGAAGAGAACCGAAGAGAACAAGAAGGGAGACTCTAAAGGTAGCAGCGGTAGAGCCGAAGGTGCAGCTGGCAAGGATGGCGTCAACGGTCTGAAGAGCAAGCAGGATGGAGGCGAAGGAAGCAGGAG CTCCGACTCTACTTTCAAGGGCCACAAGAGAGATGACAAAG acAAGAAGACATCGCCAACTAGTTCAGTGAATGCCAGCAGCCGGAATTTGTGGGTATCTGGATTATCATCGACCACTCGTGCTACAGACTTGAAGCAAGTTTTCTCCAAATATGGAAAAGTAATAGGTGCTAAAGTCGTCACAAATGCGAGGACTCCTGGAGCTCGTTGTTATGGATATGTCACAATGTCCACCAGTGAAGACGCAGCCGTATGTATTCAACATTTGCACAGAACAGAGCTTCATGGACGAGTCATTTCTGTGGagaag GCTAAAGGAGATTCACAGCAAAGTCACATGCGCAAACGTGATTCGAACAGCGTGAAGTCGGACAAGAAAGATGAGAAGgacaaattgaaagaaaattcggaaatctgTGACAAGAAAGATAAGGACAGCAAGCAAGGATCTGAAGAAAAAGCTGCCGAATCGA CCACAAAGAAAGCGGACGAAAAATCCGACGCCCCTGAGGAAAAGAGAACGGAAgttgcggagaaaaaagaagaatccgtCAAAGACTCTGACGTACTTTCGAATAAATCTACAAGCAAGAAACCCGAAAGCGACCGAGGCAAACGGAGCAGTGATAAGCGAGTTCGTTCCTGGGAACATCATCGATCCCACTCGCGTTCCCGCAGTCGGGAACGCCGGAGACGTGACGACGTACTGACATTCGATAAAATTCGG GATGAAAGGGAACGCCAGAGGTTACGTGAAAAGGAGAGAATGTTCCGTGAAGAGGCGCGCAGGCGAAGGGAGGACATGGAAAGACAGCGGGAGATCGAACGAAGGCAAAGAGAAGAAGCGGCACGTCTGGAAAGAGAACGTGAGAAGCTACGCCGCGAAAGGGAGAGAATCGAGCAAGAAAAAGCAGAGCTTCTGCGTTTGGAAAGAGAGCGCCAGAAGGTGGAAAGAGAGAAGCTAGAACGGGAACGGCTTGAATTAAAGAGGCAGCAAATGCGTTTGGAAGAGAGTCgacgaccaccaccaccgccatcCATCAAAAGAACATCCAGTGACAGAAGAGATCCAAGAGATTTGTATCCAGAGCCAGAAAGAAAGCGCATCGCATCTGAACATAGTAGACGACATAGTCCTGAAAGAGTTTCTGACAGACGTGCAGATATTTTGGAAAGAGTTTCCGACAGACGGTTAGACCCGTCACCTACTTCTAGATATGAATCGAACAG ATCGACTCAGGATCTTAACCTTAAAAAGGACTTCAAAAGAAACAGCGATTTTCCATCCCGCAGTAGCCGTCCAGATGTATTTCCTGAAGTAACTAGAGGGAGAGAAGTAATTGTACGGCGTGAGACGATTCCTGCACCTTCTTCGTCCATCGATCCTCGACAAGTGAAAGACAG GTACGAAAGAACCGCGTCAAGCACGTATGGAAGAGATCGGGAAATTCGCCGATCGGAAACAGAGTCCCATAGAAGTACACGAGAAGGTCACACACGCTACACCGAAAGCACCAAACCCCCTGGATCTACCGCTCCTC GTGAAAGTCGATACACTGAAAGTAGCCGATCAGCTGGTGGATGGCACGCAGGACCTCCGTCGACCAAATCTTTTAATTCGGTGCCAAGCAGTGGACCACGCGATCCCCGAAATGAAATATCTGGATGGAGTAGCCGTTCTTCTGAAACTGTGAACAG ATGGGGAAGTTCTGCGAGTATCGGAAGCACAATGCGACACCCGGGTCCACCCTTGTATCAGGGTGGGCCCATGCCATCGCTGGGTCTGGCGCCGCCTGGAACGGGTCCATCCTACGATAGATTCGACCCTTACAAATCCTCGATGCCGAGCatgagaaaatattaa
- the LOC105683067 gene encoding SAFB-like transcription modulator isoform X3, with protein MAEAEGKKLVELRVIDLKTELERRGLDKTGNKAALLERLSKAITEDGGKPDEYLIVPSIGSNKTTPRKNSVTGSSNQEECSGGSENRKTENQENQVNQTDMKIKEETPLVVGEESLQVPKKEMEEEPEIKDEVDTKKEQMVEPKDVKNEVDNNQEDKNDIEKIVKSEPSPSAAPVNPTVVETNGIDNEDSINLTIGEDEENLLAEETETHDRQKDGGEKRTEENKKGDSKGSSGRAEGAAGKDGVNGLKSKQDGGEGSRSSDSTFKGHKRDDKDKKTSPTSSVNASSRNLWVSGLSSTTRATDLKQVFSKYGKVIGAKVVTNARTPGARCYGYVTMSTSEDAAVCIQHLHRTELHGRVISVEKAKGDSQQSHMRKRDSNSVKSDKKDEKDKLKENSEICDKKDKDSKQGSEEKAAESTTKKADEKSDAPEEKRTEVAEKKEESVKDSDVLSNKSTSKKPESDRGKRSSDKRVRSWEHHRSHSRSRSRERRRRDDVLTFDKIRDERERQRLREKERMFREEARRRREDMERQREIERRQREEAARLEREREKLRRERERIEQEKAELLRLERERQKVEREKLERERLELKRQQMRLEESRRPPPPPSIKRTSSDRRDPRDLYPEPERKRIASEHSRRHSPERVSDRRADILERVSDRRLDPSPTSRYESNRSTQDLNLKKDFKRNSDFPSRSSRPDVFPEVTRGREVIVRRETIPAPSSSIDPRQVKDSRYERTASSTYGRDREIRRSETESHRSTREGHTRYTESTKPPGSTAPRYTLRNSPPYKKSHRKILLNRR; from the exons ATGGCCGAAGCCGAGGGCAAAAAGTTAGTTGAGCTACGTGTGATTGATCTCAAAACGGAGTTGGAAAGACGAGGATTAGACAAGACCGGCAACAAAGCAGCCCTCCTTGAGCGTCTCTCTAAG GCGATCACTGAAGATGGTGGTAAACCAGATGAATATTTGATCGTACCTAGCATTGGCTCCAACAAAACAACTCCAAGGAAAAACAGTG TAACTGGCAGTTCAAATCAAGAAGAATGTTCCGGAGGATCTGAGaatcgaaaaaccgaaaatcagGAGAATCAAGTTAACCAAACAGATATGAAGATCAAAGAAGAAACACCCCTTGTAGTTGGTGAAGAAAGTCTTCAGGTACcaaagaaagaaatggaagag GAGCCTGAGATAAAAGACGAAGTGGATACGAAAAAAGAGCAGATGGTTGAACCGAAAGATGTTAAAAATGAAGTTGATAACAATCAAGAGGACAAGAATGACATtgagaaaatcgtgaaatcagAGCCAAGTCCTTCCGCTGCTCCAGTTAATCCCACAGTTGTAGAAACCAATGGAATCGACAATGAGGACTCAATTAATCTGACGATAggtgaagatgaagaaaatctCCTGGCCGAAGAG ACGGAAACTCATGATAGGCAGAAGG ATGGAGGCGAGAAGAGAACCGAAGAGAACAAGAAGGGAGACTCTAAAGGTAGCAGCGGTAGAGCCGAAGGTGCAGCTGGCAAGGATGGCGTCAACGGTCTGAAGAGCAAGCAGGATGGAGGCGAAGGAAGCAGGAG CTCCGACTCTACTTTCAAGGGCCACAAGAGAGATGACAAAG acAAGAAGACATCGCCAACTAGTTCAGTGAATGCCAGCAGCCGGAATTTGTGGGTATCTGGATTATCATCGACCACTCGTGCTACAGACTTGAAGCAAGTTTTCTCCAAATATGGAAAAGTAATAGGTGCTAAAGTCGTCACAAATGCGAGGACTCCTGGAGCTCGTTGTTATGGATATGTCACAATGTCCACCAGTGAAGACGCAGCCGTATGTATTCAACATTTGCACAGAACAGAGCTTCATGGACGAGTCATTTCTGTGGagaag GCTAAAGGAGATTCACAGCAAAGTCACATGCGCAAACGTGATTCGAACAGCGTGAAGTCGGACAAGAAAGATGAGAAGgacaaattgaaagaaaattcggaaatctgTGACAAGAAAGATAAGGACAGCAAGCAAGGATCTGAAGAAAAAGCTGCCGAATCGA CCACAAAGAAAGCGGACGAAAAATCCGACGCCCCTGAGGAAAAGAGAACGGAAgttgcggagaaaaaagaagaatccgtCAAAGACTCTGACGTACTTTCGAATAAATCTACAAGCAAGAAACCCGAAAGCGACCGAGGCAAACGGAGCAGTGATAAGCGAGTTCGTTCCTGGGAACATCATCGATCCCACTCGCGTTCCCGCAGTCGGGAACGCCGGAGACGTGACGACGTACTGACATTCGATAAAATTCGG GATGAAAGGGAACGCCAGAGGTTACGTGAAAAGGAGAGAATGTTCCGTGAAGAGGCGCGCAGGCGAAGGGAGGACATGGAAAGACAGCGGGAGATCGAACGAAGGCAAAGAGAAGAAGCGGCACGTCTGGAAAGAGAACGTGAGAAGCTACGCCGCGAAAGGGAGAGAATCGAGCAAGAAAAAGCAGAGCTTCTGCGTTTGGAAAGAGAGCGCCAGAAGGTGGAAAGAGAGAAGCTAGAACGGGAACGGCTTGAATTAAAGAGGCAGCAAATGCGTTTGGAAGAGAGTCgacgaccaccaccaccgccatcCATCAAAAGAACATCCAGTGACAGAAGAGATCCAAGAGATTTGTATCCAGAGCCAGAAAGAAAGCGCATCGCATCTGAACATAGTAGACGACATAGTCCTGAAAGAGTTTCTGACAGACGTGCAGATATTTTGGAAAGAGTTTCCGACAGACGGTTAGACCCGTCACCTACTTCTAGATATGAATCGAACAG ATCGACTCAGGATCTTAACCTTAAAAAGGACTTCAAAAGAAACAGCGATTTTCCATCCCGCAGTAGCCGTCCAGATGTATTTCCTGAAGTAACTAGAGGGAGAGAAGTAATTGTACGGCGTGAGACGATTCCTGCACCTTCTTCGTCCATCGATCCTCGACAAGTGAAAGACAG TAGGTACGAAAGAACCGCGTCAAGCACGTATGGAAGAGATCGGGAAATTCGCCGATCGGAAACAGAGTCCCATAGAAGTACACGAGAAGGTCACACACGCTACACCGAAAGCACCAAACCCCCTGGATCTACCGCTCCTC GTTATACCCTGAGAAATTCACCTCCTTACAAGAAATCTCATCGTAAGATTCTTTTGAACCGGCGTTGA
- the LOC105683069 gene encoding CAAX prenyl protease 1 homolog — translation MDFSFKEFIGENIKYELLTLIWLLWFWEFYLDRRQTNLMTELLHIPQDIKDLITPEVYSKARLYALDRSNFSRIRTVFSTIVTTGVILFFAFHYFWNWAVEISVACGISADNEILISSVCMLLMNVVSLVVDTPFSVYNTFWLEEKHGFNKQTVPFFIKDQIKKFIITQIILAPLICGVVWIVQIGGDYFFLYLWIFTGIVVLFMLILYPEIIAPLFDKYSPLPEGELRTKIEELASSLGFPLYKLYIVEGSKRSSHSNAYLYGFYKHKRIVLYDTLVKEYYKPDANDVDKQKGCENDEVVAVLAHELGHWKFNHSFKFLVISQADILLKFVLSAKLLHYQPMYTAFGFSDSQPILIGLIIVTTYILIPLNTLMGFLTNITSRAFEFQADNFAKILGHSIPLKSALVKLHKDNLGFPIYDKLYSGWHHSHPPLLERLDALNDKKSD, via the exons ATGGATTTTTCCTTTAAGGAATTCAttggagaaaatataaaatatgaacTGTTGACTCTGATATGGTTGCTATGGTTTTGGGAATTTTATCTCGATCGGCGTCAG ACAAATTTGATGACGGAACTCCTCCACATACCCCAGGATATAAAAGACTTGATCACTCCAGAAGTATACAGTAAGGCACGTCTTTACGCATTGGATCGAagtaatttttcacgtattcGAACTGTGTTTTCGACCATAGTAACAACC GGTGTGATATTGTTTTTTGCATTTCACTATTTCTGGAATTGGGCAGTAGAGATTTCTGTGGCATGTGGAATCAGCGCAGACAATGAGATTCTCATCAGCAGTGTCTGTATGCTGTTGATGAATGTGGTGAGCTTGGTTGTCGATACTCCATTTTCTGTCTATAATACTTTTTGGCTTGAAGAAAAACATGGATTCAACAAACAG accGTGCCCTTCTTCATAAAGGATCAGATCAAAAAGTTCATTATAACACAAATAATCTTAGCACCTCTTATTTGTGGGGTAGTCTGGATCGTCCAAATAGGAGGAGATTACTTTTTCCTTTATCTTTGGATTTTTACAGGCATTGTAGTTCTGTTCATGCTCATTCTTTACCCTGAGATTATTGCACCATTGTTTGATAAGTACTCGCCACTGCCAGAGGGAGAACTCAgaacaaaaatcgaagagCTTGCATCGTCTCTTGGTTTCCCCCTTTATAAATTGTACATAGTCGAGGGATCTAAACGATCCTCACACAGCAACGCGTATCTCTATGGGTTTTACAAACACAAGAGAATTGTACTCTACGATACCCTAGTCAAGGAGTATTACAAGCCTGATGCCAATGATGTTGACAAACAAAAGGGATGCGAAAACGACGAGGTTGTCGCTGTTTTAGCCCATGAACTTGGTCACTGGAAGTTCAATCACTCTTTCAAATTCCTCGTCATATCTCAG GCGGACATTCTTCTCAAATTTGTCCTCTCTGCTAAGCTGCTTCATTACCAACCAATGTATACAGCATTTGGATTTAGTGATTCTCAACCGATACTAATCGGCTTGATTATAGTCACGACGTATATACTAATTCCACTGAACACG CTAATGGGTTTTTTAACAAACATAACTAGTCGGGCGTTTGAATTTCAAGCGGACAATTTTGCTAAGATTTTGGGTCATTCTATCCCACTAAAAAGTGCACTGGTTAAACTCCACAAGGACAATTTAGGTTTTCCCATTTATGATAAACTCTATTCTGGTTGGCACCACTCCCATCCACCTCTTCTTGAGAGACTGGATGCACTCAATGACAAAAAATCGGATTAA